The window TTTAATATAAAAAAATTCTTAATTATAAAAAAAATAAAAAAAGATTATAATTCAATATTATTAGAAAGAGTTTTGGTCAAGGTTTTACGAGCGAAGCGAGTAATAGCTTGGTTAGAAAATCAGGGACTTAAACTGTTTTTTCATGCAAATGCACAAATCGTCTCCTTCAAAGATGCCGAAATTATCAACTAGTTCATAATCCAGTTTCCTATATAGATTGATTGCTGCCTCATTTTCCTTGCCTGTTTCTATAACAGCATACTTGAAATTCTCTTCCATAGCCAGTTTTTCAAGCTGCTTTATAAGCTTATATGCAATTCCTTTTCTTCTGTATCTCTTTTTGACATAGACCCTTCTGATTTCAATTGTGTCCTTGTCAATTAATCTGAAACTGGCGCAGGCAATCGGCTTTCCCCAATTCAATGCAAGAATTACAATATGGGGATCTGTCAATGCATTGTAGTCTAAGTATCTTTCAACTACATCTCCAAGCTTGAAAAAGTATTCATTGTCCAACTGCCTTGTAAGCTCAATGAACCTTT of the Methanobrevibacter ruminantium genome contains:
- a CDS encoding GNAT family N-acetyltransferase, translated to RFIELTRQLDNEYFFKLGDVVERYLDYNALTDPHIVILALNWGKPIACASFRLIDKDTIEIRRVYVKKRYRRKGIAYKLIKQLEKLAMEENFKYAVIETGKENEAAINLYRKLDYELVDNFGIFEGDDLCICMKKQFKSLIF